The sequence below is a genomic window from Croceicoccus marinus.
TGGCATATTTGGCCAGGACGCCGATCTTGCCGACCTTGAAGCTGACCACCGCATCCCATTCGCTGCCATAATCGATGCCGCCGACGTCGCTGTCGAACTGGTGATAGGTGACATTGGCGGCCAGCCCCTTCATCACCGCGACATCGCCCAGCTTGATGCCGGCGGTGCCGTAATAATCCTGCAGGCCGTTGGCGGGCGTCGACAGGAACAGATCGGCGAAACCGTTGAACTTGTGCAGCGTCGCCAGGGGAGTCTGGAATGCCGCTACCCCGTCGTCGCTGCCCAGCAGCTCGTACCCGCCCCTCAGCGCCACGGGGCCGATGGCAAAGCCTGCCTCGCCATTGATGTAATCCGCCGAGTAAGAGGTGGGATTGTTGCCGTAATCGCTCTGCCTTGCATAGCTGGCGAGGTAGTCGAGCTTGAACGTCTCGCCGATGGGAACGGTGCCCATTGCGCGAAAGCCATAGCTCTGGCTGGAATAGACGAGGCGTGCGGGCTTCTCGTCGTCGTAGTCGAGCAGATAGGCGAAGGCCTTCACCTGCGCGATCTTCACGTCGATCCCGCCGTTCAGCAGGATCATGTCCCCGTCGAAATGCGAATTGGGGCTGTCGATGCCAAAAATGGTGCGCTGCGAGATCGCATAGGTCGCATCCAGCGCCGCCGGCCCGATATTGCCCTGCGCGCGCACCGCGTCGAAGGTCTGCTCGTTCTGGCGCCAGCCGACATTGCCGACGAAACGGTGATCGTCGTGGATGATGCGCTGGCGCCCGACCGTCAGCGTGCCCGCCTTGCTCTTGTAGCCGACCTGCAGGCGGTTGACTTCGACGTTTTCCGGATCGGGGACGACCGAGTAGGGCTCGATCCCGTTGCCGGGGATGGTGTCGTTGTAATCGTCGATGATCGCCAGCGTCGCCTCGGTCTCGCCAAGCACGAAGAAGCCGTGGCTGACCAGTTCCGCGCCCGAGCGGATGCGGAACGTCAGCGCATCGGCGTCCCTGACCGGCAGGTCGGGCTGGCTGACGGTTTCATAGCGCAGCATGCCGTCGACGATCACGTCGAGCGTGGTGTCCTCCGCGATCGCGATCGGGCCGTCGACGAACGGCCCGGATTGCGCATGGGCCGAAGTGGCCGCGCAAGCGGTCGATACGGCGCACAGCAGAGCAAGTTTCTTCATCGTACACGGCCTCCCTGCAGGGCCAGCGGGCCCGGTGTCGTCATTGGAAAAGGACAGGCCTCATCGCCCGCCGATGTGGTTGGAAAGGCGGGCCCCTCATGCGCCCGCCGGTATCAATCGCCAACGCGGCCGGGCGCCCTTGCCCGGATCGCGGCGTGAATGCGATCAGTCGGTGCCCGGCCGGATCCTTCCGGTCCGGGCGAAACCCTCAGGCCGCCCTGGCCGAGGGACCGTGATCATATTCGGCAAGGAAGTGCAGCACCTCCTGCCGGTAACGGTAGAATTTCGGATCCTCCAGCAGCGCCTTGCGGTCGCGCGGGCGTGGCAGGTCGACCTTCAGCACCTTGCCGATGGTGGCGTTGGGACCATTGGTCATCATCACCACGCGGTCGGCCAGCAGGATCGCCTCGTCCACGTCATGGGTGACCATGATCGCGGTGACCTTGGTGCGGTTCCACACCTCGACCAGCACGTCCTGCAGGTCCCAGCGCGTCAGGCTGTCGAGCATGCCGAAGGGTTCGTCCAGCAGCAGCAGCCGGGGGCTGAGCGCGAAGGCGCGGGCGATGCCTACACGCTGGCGCATGCCGTTCGACATCTCGGCGGCCATCTTGTCCTTGGAATCGGCCAGCCCGACGCGGTCCAGGTAATAATCCACGATGTCGCGGCGCTCGGCGCGGGCGGCATGCGGATAGACCCGCTCGACCCCCAGCGCCACGTTCTGCCGCGCGGTCAGCCACGGCATCAGGCTGGGCGCCTGGAACACCACCGCCTTGTCCGGTCCCGCCGCGCTGATTTCCCGGTTGTCGAGGACGATGCCGCCCCTGGAAATCTCGTTCAGGCCCGCCGCCATGGTCAGCACGGTCGACTTGCCGCAGCCCGAATGGCCAATCAGCGAGACGAATTCGCCCCGGTTCATGATCAGGCTGAAATCCTCGACCACGGTCAGCGGCCCCTTGGGCGTCGGATACACCTTGTCGAGCTTGAAGAATTCCAGATAGCGGGTCTCGACATTGCTCTGCCCCGCCTCGCGATAGGCCTTGGGCGGGGGCGCGAGGTCGAGCGGGATCACGCCGGGCAGTTCGGTGCCGTTTTCGCCGACGCTGGACGAGGCATCGTTCAGCCTGGCCAGATAGTTCACGATGCGGGCGCGCAGGGCCTTGTAGCGGTCGTCGTCGTTCATCGCCTCACGCTCACGCGGGCGGGTGATGTCGACCTCGAAGATCTGGCCGATCCTTGCGGCGGGTGCGGGCGTCAGCACCGCGACGCGGTCGGCCAGCAGCAGCGCCTCGTCCACGTCATTGGTGACGAGGATGATGGTGCGCTTTTCCTCCTCGCGGATGCGCTCTATCTCGTCCTGCAGCTTGGCGCGGGTCAGCGCGTCGAGCGCGGAGAGCGGCTCGTCCAGCAGCAGGATCTCGGGCTCCATGGCGAGCGCGCGTGCGACCGACACACGCTGGCGCATGCCGCCCGACAATTGCGCCGGCTTGCGGTCCATCGCATGGCCCAGCCCGACCAGCTCCACCTTCTGGCGGACCAGCGCGGCGCGGTCGGCCTTGCTGCGATCCTTGTGCACCGCGTCGACGGCCAGCGCGACATTCTGCTGCACCGTCAGCCAGGGAAACAGCGAGTAGGACTGGAACACCAGCCCCCGGTCGCGGTCCGGCCCGTCGATGGCCTTGCCGCGCAGCAGCACTTCGCCGCCGTCCGCCTCGACCAGCCCCGCAATGGTGCTGATCAGCGTGGTCTTGCCGGCCCCCGAAAAGCCCAGGATGGCGATGAATTCGCCTTCCTCGACGTCGAGGTCGATACCGCCCAGCACTTCGGTGACGCCGCCGGCCTTGCCGGTGTAGCTTTTCGTGACATTCTTCAGCGAAAGGATCGGCTGCATGTGCGTTTTCCCTGTCCGTGCGATCGGATAAGTCCGCGCGATCAGATCTGGTGGTTTCTGGAAACGAGCGACTGCAGGCTCATCATGATCCGGTCGAGGCCGAAGCCGATGAAGCCGATCACGACCACCGCGAACATGATGCGCGCCAGCGACTGCGAGGATCCGTTCTGGAATTCGTCCCACACGAACTTGCCCAGGCCCGGGTTCTGCGCCAGCATTTCCGCCGCGATCAGCACCATCCAGCCCACGCCCAGCGACAGCCGCATTCCAGTGAAGATATAGGGCAGGCTGGCAGGCAGGACCAGGCGGCGAAGCTTGG
It includes:
- a CDS encoding alginate export family protein, yielding MKKLALLCAVSTACAATSAHAQSGPFVDGPIAIAEDTTLDVIVDGMLRYETVSQPDLPVRDADALTFRIRSGAELVSHGFFVLGETEATLAIIDDYNDTIPGNGIEPYSVVPDPENVEVNRLQVGYKSKAGTLTVGRQRIIHDDHRFVGNVGWRQNEQTFDAVRAQGNIGPAALDATYAISQRTIFGIDSPNSHFDGDMILLNGGIDVKIAQVKAFAYLLDYDDEKPARLVYSSQSYGFRAMGTVPIGETFKLDYLASYARQSDYGNNPTSYSADYINGEAGFAIGPVALRGGYELLGSDDGVAAFQTPLATLHKFNGFADLFLSTPANGLQDYYGTAGIKLGDVAVMKGLAANVTYHQFDSDVGGIDYGSEWDAVVSFKVGKIGVLAKYANYQAGNFGTDTEKFWLQAGFSF
- a CDS encoding ABC transporter ATP-binding protein, which produces MQPILSLKNVTKSYTGKAGGVTEVLGGIDLDVEEGEFIAILGFSGAGKTTLISTIAGLVEADGGEVLLRGKAIDGPDRDRGLVFQSYSLFPWLTVQQNVALAVDAVHKDRSKADRAALVRQKVELVGLGHAMDRKPAQLSGGMRQRVSVARALAMEPEILLLDEPLSALDALTRAKLQDEIERIREEEKRTIILVTNDVDEALLLADRVAVLTPAPAARIGQIFEVDITRPREREAMNDDDRYKALRARIVNYLARLNDASSSVGENGTELPGVIPLDLAPPPKAYREAGQSNVETRYLEFFKLDKVYPTPKGPLTVVEDFSLIMNRGEFVSLIGHSGCGKSTVLTMAAGLNEISRGGIVLDNREISAAGPDKAVVFQAPSLMPWLTARQNVALGVERVYPHAARAERRDIVDYYLDRVGLADSKDKMAAEMSNGMRQRVGIARAFALSPRLLLLDEPFGMLDSLTRWDLQDVLVEVWNRTKVTAIMVTHDVDEAILLADRVVMMTNGPNATIGKVLKVDLPRPRDRKALLEDPKFYRYRQEVLHFLAEYDHGPSARAA